Proteins found in one Deltaproteobacteria bacterium IMCC39524 genomic segment:
- the typA gene encoding translational GTPase TypA: MTRHLRNIAIIAHVDHGKTTLVDAMLKQSGVFRENQVITERVMDSNDLEKERGITILSKNLSIHHNGIKINIVDTPGHADFGGEVERVLKMVDSVLLLVDAFDGPMPQTRFVLKKSLDLGLRPIVVINKIDRPGSRPEKVVDMVFDLFCELNADENQLDFPFIFTSAKQGIAKRELADDSDNLEPLFEMIRERVAPPVADAEAPFQMLVTSIDYNDYLGRIATGKIFNGKISTGETVALIMKGGEIKKGRITKLLGYEGLNQVEITEASAGDIITVAGFENVGISETLACAENPKSLPYLAIDEPTLAMNFIVNSSPFAGREGKYVTSRNLRDRLFKELRTNVSLRVEETAHTDTFRVSGRGELHLSILIENMRREGFELAVSKPEVICREIDGEKCEPMEYLVIDVPEEFQGTVIEKLGTRKAEMAAMNALDGFNRLEFIIPARGLIGLRNEFLTDTRGTGVMNHTFQGYAPWKGPIAGRKNGVLIAIETAETVAYSLFNLQDRGILFVQPGVKVYEGMILGQHAKENDLVVNACKGKKLTNVRASGTDESIRIIPPRDLTLEQALEFIDNDELVEVTPQSIRLRKRLLDENDRKKAHKKAN, encoded by the coding sequence ATGACACGTCACTTACGCAACATCGCAATTATCGCTCACGTCGACCACGGTAAAACCACCCTGGTTGATGCGATGCTTAAACAATCGGGGGTTTTCCGCGAGAACCAGGTCATCACTGAACGGGTGATGGACAGCAATGACCTGGAAAAAGAACGCGGCATCACGATCCTCTCCAAAAACTTGTCAATTCATCATAACGGCATCAAAATCAACATCGTCGACACACCCGGCCACGCCGACTTCGGCGGTGAGGTCGAGCGTGTTCTGAAGATGGTTGACTCGGTCCTGCTTTTGGTTGACGCTTTCGACGGACCTATGCCTCAGACCCGCTTTGTGTTGAAAAAGTCCCTTGACCTCGGCCTCCGTCCCATCGTCGTTATCAACAAAATAGACCGGCCTGGATCGCGCCCTGAAAAGGTCGTCGACATGGTATTCGACCTCTTTTGCGAGCTCAATGCCGATGAGAACCAGCTGGATTTCCCTTTCATCTTCACCAGCGCCAAGCAGGGCATTGCCAAACGAGAGTTAGCAGATGACTCTGACAACCTCGAACCGCTGTTTGAAATGATCCGTGAGCGAGTGGCCCCTCCCGTTGCTGATGCAGAGGCCCCCTTTCAGATGTTGGTTACCTCCATTGACTACAATGACTACCTCGGCCGCATTGCCACCGGAAAGATTTTCAACGGCAAGATCAGCACGGGCGAAACGGTCGCATTAATCATGAAAGGTGGCGAGATCAAAAAAGGTCGCATCACCAAGCTTCTTGGCTACGAGGGTCTCAACCAGGTTGAGATAACAGAAGCAAGCGCTGGTGACATCATCACCGTTGCCGGATTCGAAAATGTCGGCATCAGTGAAACCCTGGCCTGTGCAGAGAACCCCAAATCTTTGCCTTACCTCGCCATTGACGAGCCGACACTGGCGATGAACTTCATTGTCAACTCCTCACCCTTTGCGGGGCGTGAAGGTAAGTACGTCACTTCGCGCAACTTACGCGACCGCCTCTTCAAGGAATTGCGCACTAATGTTTCCTTGCGCGTGGAAGAGACCGCCCATACCGACACCTTCAGAGTTTCGGGGCGTGGCGAGCTGCACCTGTCCATCCTGATCGAGAACATGCGCCGCGAGGGTTTTGAACTGGCAGTTTCCAAACCGGAAGTCATCTGCCGCGAGATCGATGGAGAGAAGTGCGAACCGATGGAGTACCTGGTTATTGATGTCCCTGAAGAATTCCAGGGCACTGTCATTGAAAAACTTGGAACCCGCAAAGCGGAAATGGCGGCCATGAATGCCCTCGACGGCTTCAACCGTCTGGAATTCATCATTCCGGCCCGCGGCCTGATTGGTCTCCGCAACGAGTTCCTCACAGATACCCGCGGCACCGGGGTCATGAACCATACCTTCCAAGGTTATGCCCCCTGGAAGGGTCCAATCGCAGGTCGTAAAAACGGTGTCTTGATCGCCATCGAGACAGCAGAGACCGTTGCTTACTCACTCTTTAACCTGCAGGACCGCGGAATCCTTTTCGTGCAACCCGGCGTTAAAGTTTACGAAGGGATGATTCTCGGCCAGCATGCTAAAGAAAACGACCTCGTGGTGAATGCTTGCAAAGGTAAGAAACTAACCAACGTGCGCGCATCCGGTACCGATGAGTCAATTCGAATTATACCGCCACGGGATTTGACCCTTGAGCAGGCACTGGAATTCATCGATAACGATGAGCTGGTTGAAGTGACCCCCCAATCGATTCGCTTGCGTAAGCGCTTGCTCGACGAAAACGATCGTAAAAAGGCTCACAAAAAAGCCAATTAA
- the argC gene encoding N-acetyl-gamma-glutamyl-phosphate reductase has product MHRVAVIGASGYTGVELLRLLSLHPDTELVCVTSRQYAGQLVSDVFPSLQGIVDLCFEDVDPVALAGRAALVFTAVPHQTAMGMIPALLAAGCRVVDLSADFRIADVEVYEEWYQEHTARELLDEAVYGLPELFRAKISEARLIANPGCYPTSVALALAPLLEKGLIDHKTLIVDSKSGTSGAGRAAKVDTLYCEVNEGFKAYSLPRHRHTPEIEQSLTRLAGESVKISFTPHLLPVNRGILSTCYASLTDMMSLDELHEVYLEKYAAESFVRVLPKGKFPNIAQVRGSNYCDIGLSVDERTGRVIALAAIDNLVKGAAGQAIQNMNLMLSLPEERGLLLPPVFP; this is encoded by the coding sequence ATGCATCGGGTTGCTGTTATTGGTGCGAGTGGTTACACCGGCGTCGAGCTGCTCAGGTTGCTTTCTCTGCATCCCGATACAGAACTGGTGTGCGTAACCTCGAGACAATACGCCGGACAGTTGGTCAGCGATGTGTTCCCTTCTTTACAAGGGATTGTTGACCTGTGTTTCGAAGATGTAGATCCGGTTGCTCTTGCTGGCCGTGCTGCTCTGGTTTTTACCGCGGTCCCTCACCAAACAGCTATGGGGATGATCCCGGCATTGTTGGCTGCCGGTTGCAGGGTTGTTGATCTCTCGGCCGACTTCCGTATCGCTGATGTCGAAGTTTACGAAGAATGGTACCAGGAGCATACTGCCAGAGAACTGCTTGATGAAGCAGTTTATGGATTGCCTGAGCTGTTTCGTGCGAAGATTTCCGAGGCTCGTCTGATTGCCAATCCTGGATGTTACCCGACCAGTGTTGCTCTGGCATTGGCACCTTTACTCGAAAAGGGTTTGATTGATCATAAAACCCTTATCGTGGATAGCAAATCCGGTACGAGTGGTGCCGGTCGTGCTGCCAAGGTCGATACTCTCTACTGTGAGGTCAATGAGGGATTTAAAGCCTATAGCCTGCCAAGGCATCGCCATACGCCCGAGATTGAACAGTCGCTGACACGGCTGGCAGGGGAGAGCGTCAAGATCAGTTTTACCCCGCATCTCTTGCCTGTGAATCGAGGTATCCTGAGCACCTGCTACGCGAGTTTGACTGACATGATGTCGCTCGATGAATTACATGAAGTGTATCTTGAAAAATACGCTGCCGAGAGTTTTGTCAGGGTGCTGCCAAAAGGAAAATTTCCCAATATTGCCCAGGTACGTGGCAGTAACTACTGTGATATAGGTTTGTCTGTCGATGAACGGACCGGGCGGGTGATTGCTCTTGCCGCTATTGATAACCTGGTCAAAGGTGCGGCAGGACAGGCTATTCAAAATATGAACCTTATGCTTTCTTTGCCTGAGGAGCGGGGCTTGTTGCTTCCCCCCGTCTTTCCGTAA
- a CDS encoding tetratricopeptide repeat protein, which translates to MTIVGFKNILCLVGLGASLLLIAGCAGFIPQVPVEPLPLTSAEKDRLGEAIEARLLQMLGGPYYDLSLITDLKRACLEHSQGKGHCKLTVADLSSPALYPLPGGYLVLTRGLLAEITSGDELTSLLEKGVALAANVYEDHATREMNEAVTAQLTVQDSKYDPDAADIRLARLFKEAACEADCLALNRAASIGKSGDTSLPDSVKRLATLRPGYELLRKARDFEKQGNEAQSIATYLQSATATPDEPRILRALGMAYLRAGQLQSARLPLQKAVKLQPDYYRSRMGLGYLYLGKGHLRQASQELAESVAQLPVTENLFLLAEVKEKSGDLKEALALYTMIVKADPDSKIGRSSARRLAQATGGQ; encoded by the coding sequence ATGACGATCGTTGGTTTTAAAAATATTTTGTGCCTTGTTGGTCTGGGCGCTTCCTTGCTCTTGATTGCTGGCTGCGCTGGTTTCATCCCACAAGTCCCTGTCGAACCCTTGCCCTTGACCTCTGCCGAGAAGGATCGCTTGGGTGAGGCGATAGAAGCGAGACTACTGCAGATGCTTGGCGGCCCTTATTACGATCTCTCCCTGATAACAGATTTAAAGCGTGCCTGCCTTGAACACTCCCAGGGAAAAGGTCATTGCAAACTCACGGTCGCAGACCTGAGCTCTCCGGCTCTTTATCCCTTGCCTGGCGGATACCTTGTCCTAACACGAGGTCTTCTGGCTGAGATCACCAGCGGCGACGAACTGACCTCTCTGCTCGAAAAGGGTGTAGCGCTTGCCGCGAATGTCTATGAAGATCACGCAACGCGGGAGATGAATGAAGCGGTGACCGCACAGCTTACAGTCCAAGACTCCAAGTACGATCCTGATGCTGCAGATATTCGCCTGGCCCGTCTTTTCAAGGAGGCTGCCTGCGAGGCAGACTGTCTGGCATTAAACCGCGCTGCCAGTATAGGCAAGTCAGGGGACACAAGTTTGCCTGATTCGGTCAAGCGACTGGCAACCTTGCGGCCAGGTTACGAACTTCTTCGCAAGGCGCGGGATTTTGAGAAACAGGGTAATGAAGCGCAGTCGATCGCGACTTATCTGCAATCGGCGACAGCGACCCCTGATGAGCCTCGTATATTAAGAGCGCTGGGGATGGCATATCTCCGCGCCGGGCAACTCCAGTCGGCTCGTCTGCCTTTGCAAAAGGCCGTTAAGTTGCAACCGGACTATTACCGTAGCCGGATGGGGTTGGGTTACCTTTACCTGGGAAAAGGGCATCTACGCCAAGCCAGTCAGGAACTCGCGGAGAGTGTTGCGCAGCTGCCGGTCACCGAGAATCTCTTCCTGCTGGCCGAAGTCAAGGAAAAGAGTGGTGACCTCAAGGAGGCCCTGGCACTTTACACGATGATCGTTAAGGCTGACCCAGACAGTAAAATCGGGCGTTCTTCCGCCAGACGTCTGGCGCAAGCGACAGGTGGACAATGA
- a CDS encoding M42 family metallopeptidase, translated as MNENDFKFFKELIEAPSPSGFEQPAQRVIREALADVADDVRTDVMGNVVAHVKGPQGAPRLMLAGHCDEIGFMVKYVDEQGYLFFAPIGGVDAHLVPGQRVTVHTSGGPIAGVVGKRPIHQIEVKDRETVVPFKSQFIDIGCSSKDEAVKLVSIGDPVTFRVGVERLQGTRLTSRAFDDKMGAFIVAQVLREVRRQNRMTVDLHGVSTVQEEVGLRGGATSAYGVQPDIGIAVEVGFASDYPGADHKDLGEVSLGKGPVIARGPNINPVLFDLLIKTAEEENIPCQIMGIPRATGTDANVMQLVHGGVATALISIPLRYMHTPVEVLDWVDLEGAVKLLSALCSRINKDHSFVPN; from the coding sequence ATGAATGAGAATGATTTTAAGTTTTTCAAGGAGCTGATTGAAGCGCCGAGCCCTTCCGGTTTTGAGCAACCAGCTCAACGGGTCATTCGTGAGGCTCTTGCTGATGTTGCCGATGATGTCCGTACCGATGTGATGGGTAACGTGGTAGCGCATGTTAAGGGCCCGCAAGGCGCCCCGCGTTTGATGCTTGCGGGACACTGTGATGAAATAGGCTTCATGGTCAAATATGTCGATGAACAGGGTTATCTTTTTTTTGCTCCGATCGGCGGTGTTGATGCGCACCTGGTTCCGGGACAGCGGGTTACGGTCCATACCTCTGGCGGTCCGATTGCCGGTGTTGTTGGTAAAAGACCGATTCACCAGATCGAGGTCAAAGATCGGGAAACGGTCGTCCCCTTTAAAAGTCAGTTTATCGATATCGGCTGTAGCAGCAAAGACGAGGCTGTCAAGCTGGTGTCGATCGGTGATCCAGTCACTTTTCGTGTCGGCGTCGAGCGCTTGCAGGGCACGCGACTGACATCACGCGCCTTCGATGACAAAATGGGCGCTTTCATTGTTGCCCAGGTGCTCAGGGAGGTCCGTCGTCAGAATCGTATGACGGTTGATCTGCACGGTGTTTCAACCGTTCAGGAAGAGGTTGGCTTGCGCGGCGGCGCAACCAGTGCTTACGGCGTACAGCCTGATATTGGTATTGCCGTCGAAGTCGGCTTTGCCAGCGATTACCCCGGTGCAGACCATAAGGACCTCGGTGAGGTGAGCCTCGGTAAGGGCCCCGTGATTGCGCGTGGACCTAATATCAACCCGGTGCTTTTCGATCTCCTCATAAAAACGGCAGAGGAAGAAAATATCCCCTGCCAGATCATGGGCATCCCTCGTGCTACGGGAACGGACGCAAATGTCATGCAGTTGGTGCATGGTGGTGTCGCGACGGCGTTGATCAGCATCCCGCTGCGCTATATGCACACTCCGGTCGAGGTTCTTGATTGGGTCGACCTGGAGGGCGCAGTCAAGCTGTTGTCAGCGCTTTGCAGCAGGATTAACAAAGACCATTCATTCGTGCCGAATTAA
- the rpsI gene encoding 30S ribosomal protein S9 yields MAEQKFYATGKRKTSIARVRMTPGTGEIIINKRTIDEYFGRPTSKMVVRQPLELTENTGKFDISVNVCGGGPSGQAGAIKHGITKALLEIDPQLRDSLKKAGFITRDSRIKERKKYGRRGARRSFQFSKR; encoded by the coding sequence ATGGCCGAACAGAAATTTTACGCCACCGGTAAAAGGAAAACATCTATTGCCCGTGTCAGGATGACGCCGGGTACAGGTGAGATCATCATTAACAAGCGGACTATCGACGAGTACTTCGGCCGCCCGACCTCTAAAATGGTTGTGCGTCAGCCTCTCGAACTGACCGAGAATACCGGTAAGTTTGATATTTCCGTTAACGTTTGTGGTGGTGGTCCTTCCGGTCAGGCTGGAGCTATCAAACATGGCATCACCAAGGCTCTGCTCGAGATCGATCCGCAGCTGCGTGATTCGCTGAAAAAGGCTGGTTTCATTACCCGCGACAGTCGTATCAAGGAACGTAAGAAGTACGGTCGACGCGGTGCACGCCGTAGCTTCCAGTTCTCCAAGCGTTAA
- the rplM gene encoding 50S ribosomal protein L13: MSTPVAKNEDLQKDWYVVDLEDKVLGRMATEIAKVLRGKHKAIYTPSVDTGDFVIVLNAEKVRLTGNKLSQKMYHRHSGYTGGLTSISAGKMLEKTPEELIRKAVKGMLPKNKLGRQMFKKLKVYCGADHPHQAQQPKELQV, from the coding sequence ATGAGTACTCCAGTTGCAAAAAATGAAGATCTCCAGAAAGACTGGTACGTTGTTGATCTGGAAGATAAAGTTCTGGGCCGTATGGCGACAGAAATTGCCAAGGTCCTGCGCGGCAAGCACAAGGCCATTTATACGCCGAGCGTTGATACAGGTGACTTTGTCATTGTTCTCAATGCAGAAAAGGTGCGTTTGACCGGTAACAAACTCAGCCAGAAGATGTATCATCGCCACAGTGGTTACACCGGTGGCCTGACTTCGATCTCTGCAGGTAAAATGCTCGAGAAGACACCCGAAGAGCTGATCCGCAAAGCGGTCAAAGGGATGTTGCCAAAGAACAAGCTCGGACGTCAGATGTTTAAAAAACTTAAAGTCTACTGCGGTGCCGATCATCCGCATCAGGCACAGCAACCCAAAGAACTTCAGGTTTAA
- the amrA gene encoding AmmeMemoRadiSam system protein A, with amino-acid sequence MYRELNAHEKQVLLAIARQAIVHGVQTGQEYIEPREEKALNQRNGCFVTIKQNRQLRGCIGNFQSELPLFKEVAQMAQASASKDPRFYPLKEEDLTNFNLEISVLSPLRKIENIEEIEVGTHGIYIEKSFYRGVLLPQVATEHNWDRQTFLKQTCIKAGLPTDAWEAEDAEIYVFSAQVFGEDTSE; translated from the coding sequence GTGTACCGAGAGTTAAACGCTCACGAAAAGCAAGTTCTGTTGGCTATTGCCCGCCAGGCAATCGTTCACGGCGTTCAAACGGGTCAGGAGTACATCGAACCTCGAGAAGAAAAAGCCCTGAACCAACGTAACGGCTGTTTTGTGACGATCAAGCAAAACCGGCAATTGCGCGGCTGCATAGGCAACTTTCAGTCCGAGCTGCCACTGTTCAAAGAAGTCGCCCAGATGGCACAGGCGTCAGCATCGAAAGACCCCCGTTTTTATCCACTCAAAGAAGAAGATCTCACAAACTTCAACCTTGAAATCTCAGTGCTTTCACCACTGCGTAAAATTGAGAATATTGAAGAGATCGAAGTCGGCACACACGGCATCTATATCGAAAAAAGTTTTTATCGGGGAGTGCTGCTTCCTCAAGTGGCAACCGAGCACAACTGGGATCGCCAGACCTTCCTCAAACAAACCTGTATCAAGGCAGGATTGCCCACAGATGCGTGGGAAGCTGAAGATGCCGAGATCTACGTTTTCAGCGCCCAGGTGTTTGGCGAAGACACTTCAGAATAA
- a CDS encoding PH domain-containing protein produces the protein MKRGLVLDVGEEVCWEGRPAPRCYTFRHWKHSIFGLVFLAICSYWQVLGLALADEYALPWLVWLPLPFVLLGVYFSVGHLLQARLEWNQVYYAITDRRLLLQRGLWRLHTEEMKLEEVTYFSLHQQGAELGTLRVHQGKEKRLVLHCLEHPRKATDLLEKVIKPVMTPVGTSPEADTKNEAEGINS, from the coding sequence ATGAAACGGGGTCTGGTTCTGGATGTTGGAGAAGAGGTCTGTTGGGAGGGGCGTCCTGCGCCGCGTTGTTACACCTTCAGGCACTGGAAACACTCGATCTTCGGGTTGGTTTTTCTGGCGATTTGCTCCTATTGGCAGGTCCTCGGCTTGGCCCTTGCTGATGAATATGCACTCCCCTGGTTGGTCTGGCTGCCACTGCCGTTTGTTCTCCTGGGTGTCTACTTCAGTGTCGGTCACCTTCTTCAGGCTCGCCTGGAGTGGAATCAAGTCTATTATGCGATCACAGATCGACGTTTGCTGTTACAGCGTGGGCTATGGCGGCTGCATACTGAAGAAATGAAGCTTGAGGAGGTTACCTATTTCAGCCTGCATCAGCAGGGCGCAGAGCTAGGCACCTTGCGTGTTCACCAGGGCAAGGAAAAACGGTTGGTTCTTCACTGTCTGGAACATCCTCGCAAAGCGACGGACCTCCTGGAGAAAGTGATTAAGCCTGTAATGACTCCGGTTGGAACTTCTCCAGAAGCAGATACAAAGAATGAGGCTGAAGGGATTAACTCATAG
- a CDS encoding diguanylate cyclase: MKAASPSTASEQSRRFRSLRRKVFLPFLFLIVALTAAAIYGSIHLAEHSFQNSADERLAATKEVLYREFKKHESILQTYAVIMQQFQSLSERFHNEAEFGILQDRLFNTLEKSNIVTTFYPADIRGLIQQESLVALFDQVRRSGQPRFRYSNEFGTVPVLMVAAPIYTGNDLSRILLLQTSMGETFLRSVTSALNVTAALMTPEGKTIVKSNPAFTDVALSPAQINLIGSGQPLFLNHDIGTEPERHLFAMIPLGRSDRIILSLEASLKSTTERQSETILRMILVMSAVIILGTIFYFRRISQVTKPAIELLNATEAISCGNLSYRIMDVGDDELGQIATSFNKMAEDLESSYQERASQDIAAAIAQEEQKMQLVLEKKQRERDKINDELNILQRETNALYQLNQAMTASIELSVMFDRILQVLNEKLSCDHIVLLNHNPGESVLEVVRTSGLETGVLSKVQFTFSQGITGEAAQSQRMIYVKDIDEDDRNLSYHGLIATRGSMISVPLVIKGRLVGVINLHKKLKDGFSASEQRLVQAIANQTAMAVDNAQLQEKSRDLSNTDELTGLSNRRHFQEILKREVAQARRFSSNFSVIMCDIDEFKQHKSTLGNIQSDALLRQVGQALLKSTRSIDLVSRFGTDQFIIMLPKTSKKGAFCAAEKLRKHILGEDFSAHLHSDLDFKVTVSFGVTEFPGDSKNIYELLNLADRALYAAKKDGSNCTVVWEGTAPGPE, from the coding sequence TCAGAGCAGTCAAGGCGCTTTCGTTCCCTGCGCAGAAAAGTCTTTTTACCGTTCCTGTTCCTTATTGTGGCCTTAACTGCTGCGGCAATCTATGGGTCCATTCATCTGGCAGAGCATTCATTTCAAAATAGCGCCGACGAACGTCTGGCGGCCACCAAGGAAGTGCTGTATCGGGAGTTCAAGAAGCATGAGAGCATCCTGCAGACCTATGCTGTTATCATGCAGCAGTTCCAGTCTCTTTCCGAAAGATTTCACAATGAAGCCGAATTTGGCATCTTGCAGGACCGCCTTTTCAACACACTTGAAAAATCCAACATCGTAACCACCTTTTACCCAGCCGACATCCGGGGGCTCATTCAACAAGAAAGCCTTGTCGCACTCTTCGACCAGGTCCGCCGTAGCGGACAGCCTCGCTTTCGCTACAGCAATGAATTCGGTACAGTCCCTGTTCTCATGGTTGCGGCACCCATCTACACGGGTAACGATCTGAGCAGGATTCTCCTGCTGCAGACGTCCATGGGTGAAACTTTCTTGAGGAGTGTAACGTCTGCTCTAAACGTCACTGCAGCGCTGATGACACCTGAGGGCAAAACCATTGTTAAAAGTAACCCTGCGTTTACCGACGTCGCCCTGAGCCCGGCCCAGATCAACCTGATTGGTAGCGGTCAACCACTTTTCCTCAATCACGACATTGGCACGGAGCCGGAGCGACATCTCTTCGCCATGATCCCTCTGGGCAGAAGTGACAGGATCATTCTTTCCCTCGAAGCCTCCCTGAAATCAACAACCGAGAGGCAGTCAGAAACCATCTTGCGTATGATCCTGGTCATGAGTGCTGTCATCATCCTCGGCACTATTTTTTACTTTAGAAGAATCAGCCAGGTCACAAAGCCGGCAATAGAGTTACTCAACGCGACCGAGGCAATTAGTTGCGGTAATCTGTCCTACCGGATTATGGATGTCGGTGATGATGAGTTAGGGCAGATCGCGACGTCCTTTAATAAGATGGCAGAAGACCTTGAAAGCTCCTACCAGGAACGCGCCAGCCAGGATATTGCCGCCGCCATTGCTCAGGAAGAACAGAAGATGCAGCTGGTTTTGGAAAAGAAACAACGTGAGCGCGACAAAATCAACGATGAGTTAAACATTCTGCAACGCGAAACGAACGCCCTCTACCAGCTGAACCAGGCGATGACAGCATCAATTGAACTGAGCGTTATGTTCGATCGCATTCTACAGGTTCTCAATGAAAAGCTCTCTTGTGACCATATCGTACTGCTGAACCACAACCCCGGTGAAAGTGTCCTTGAAGTTGTACGCACGTCAGGTCTTGAGACGGGCGTTCTAAGTAAGGTGCAGTTCACGTTTAGCCAAGGAATAACTGGAGAAGCAGCTCAAAGTCAACGGATGATTTATGTCAAGGACATCGATGAGGATGACCGGAACCTCAGTTACCATGGGCTGATTGCCACCCGTGGTTCGATGATTTCCGTGCCTCTGGTGATCAAGGGTCGGCTTGTTGGAGTCATCAACCTGCATAAAAAACTGAAGGATGGCTTCTCAGCATCAGAGCAAAGACTGGTACAGGCGATAGCCAACCAGACAGCGATGGCCGTTGACAATGCCCAACTCCAGGAGAAAAGCCGGGATCTGAGCAATACAGACGAGCTGACCGGTCTCTCCAATCGCAGGCATTTCCAGGAGATCCTCAAACGTGAAGTTGCCCAGGCGCGTCGCTTCAGCTCGAACTTCTCTGTCATCATGTGTGACATTGACGAATTCAAACAACATAAATCAACGCTCGGCAACATTCAGTCCGACGCCCTGCTCAGGCAGGTCGGCCAGGCGCTTTTGAAAAGCACCCGCAGTATTGACCTGGTCAGTCGTTTTGGTACCGACCAGTTCATTATCATGTTACCCAAGACCTCCAAGAAAGGCGCCTTTTGTGCAGCGGAAAAACTGCGCAAACACATCCTCGGAGAGGATTTCTCTGCCCACCTCCACTCAGATCTGGACTTCAAGGTGACGGTCTCTTTCGGTGTCACAGAATTTCCCGGTGACAGCAAAAACATATACGAGCTTCTGAATCTTGCAGATCGAGCGCTTTACGCCGCAAAGAAAGACGGCAGCAACTGTACGGTCGTCTGGGAGGGCACTGCTCCCGGACCTGAATAA
- the miaB gene encoding tRNA (N6-isopentenyl adenosine(37)-C2)-methylthiotransferase MiaB: MNDKAFYLETFGCQMNVVDSERIVGLLDEIGYYQVEEPEQADLILLNTCAVRDKAVRKAYGHLGRFKPMKERKPDLILGMGGCIAQQEGKQLLEEFSYLDLVFGTHNVHRLPEMVQQVAEKHVRCEETEFLDRETRLQLFPSRTGQEAYTRFVTVMQGCDNFCSYCVVPYVRGREISRPSTEILEEIRELAAQGVREITLIGQNVNSYGLKDDGELSFAGLLEQVNAVDGIDRIRFTTSHPKDLSDDLIECFGRLDKLCKHLHLPVQCGSNNILKAMNRGYTRERYLGVVERLRQVCPEIRLSSDIIVGFPGETEADFAETMSLLEKVRYTEIYSFIYSPRRGTSAADMADDTPAEVKQDQFNRMLELQQEISRQTWEADVGTIQEVLVEGESKVGAGQMFGRSTWNRIVNFAGPAELAGKLVSVKITKAFRNSLLGELVE, translated from the coding sequence ATGAACGATAAAGCTTTTTACCTGGAAACTTTTGGTTGCCAGATGAACGTGGTCGACTCGGAGCGGATTGTCGGCCTGCTCGATGAAATCGGTTATTACCAAGTCGAAGAACCGGAGCAGGCTGACCTGATTCTGCTCAACACCTGTGCTGTACGCGATAAAGCTGTGCGTAAAGCTTATGGTCATCTGGGTCGTTTCAAACCGATGAAGGAACGCAAACCTGACCTGATCCTCGGTATGGGCGGCTGCATCGCCCAGCAGGAGGGCAAGCAGTTGCTGGAAGAGTTCTCTTACCTGGACCTGGTTTTCGGAACCCATAACGTCCATCGTCTCCCTGAGATGGTGCAGCAGGTTGCCGAGAAACATGTGCGTTGCGAAGAGACCGAGTTCCTCGATCGTGAAACCCGGTTGCAGCTTTTTCCCTCACGAACCGGCCAGGAAGCTTACACCCGCTTTGTGACGGTCATGCAGGGCTGCGATAATTTCTGCAGTTATTGTGTTGTTCCTTATGTTCGGGGTCGAGAGATCAGTCGCCCCAGCACCGAGATCCTTGAAGAAATCCGTGAGTTGGCGGCTCAGGGCGTTCGCGAGATCACTTTGATCGGCCAGAATGTTAATTCCTATGGTCTTAAGGACGATGGCGAGCTCAGTTTTGCCGGACTTCTTGAGCAGGTCAATGCCGTCGATGGTATTGACCGTATTCGCTTTACCACATCGCATCCGAAAGATCTCTCCGACGACCTGATCGAGTGCTTCGGTCGCCTCGACAAGCTCTGCAAACATTTGCATTTGCCGGTGCAATGTGGTTCCAACAACATCCTCAAAGCGATGAACCGTGGCTATACCAGGGAGAGATACCTGGGGGTCGTCGAGCGTCTCCGGCAGGTTTGTCCGGAAATCCGTCTCTCCTCTGACATTATCGTCGGCTTTCCCGGAGAAACCGAGGCGGATTTCGCCGAGACGATGTCTTTGCTTGAAAAGGTCCGTTACACGGAGATTTATTCCTTTATTTATTCTCCGCGACGTGGCACGAGTGCCGCGGATATGGCAGATGACACGCCGGCAGAGGTTAAACAAGATCAGTTCAACCGCATGCTTGAACTGCAGCAGGAAATCAGTCGACAGACCTGGGAGGCTGATGTTGGCACAATTCAGGAAGTCCTTGTTGAGGGTGAGAGCAAGGTCGGGGCAGGACAGATGTTCGGCCGATCTACCTGGAATCGTATCGTTAATTTTGCCGGGCCTGCTGAGCTTGCCGGTAAGCTGGTTTCGGTGAAAATTACGAAAGCATTTCGCAACTCCCTGCTGGGGGAGCTGGTCGAATAA